The Chloroflexota bacterium genome includes the window GGGTTCTGGGTGTCGCCCACAAAGGTGTTGTTGATGGCGGTGCTGCCGCCGTACACGTTGCCCTCGGTGAACCAGATCTCGGCCATCAGGTCGGCTGCGTGCAGCACGGCCGGATCGTTGAACGCGATCTCATGGTTGACCCAGGCGTCATAGGTCTCGGGCGGCGCCGTCCGGAGCAGGATGTCCTCGATCCAGTCGGTGGCCACCCAGCCGGTGGCGTCCCCGTGCTCAATGCTGGTGCACCATGGCGTGACGCCGGTGCCCCTGATCTCATCGGTGAGGGCGACCAGGTCATCCCAGGTCTCCGGAATTGTGTATCCGGCATCCTCGAAGGCGGCGTTCGGGTACCACACGATGGACTTCAGGTCCGCCTTGTAGGGGATGCCGTAGATGCCACCGTCCACCGTCACCAGATCCACGAACGAGGGGAAGTTCGCCTCGAATGCGGCCGTGTCGATGAACTCGGACAGGTTGATGAGCTTGCCCTCCCCCTGGAATTCGCGCATCCTGCCCGGCTGGGCGATCTGGGCGATATCTGGGGCCTGGTCGGCGTCGACCTGACGGATGAGATACGACTCGTAGTCGGTGACGCCCTCGTACTGGACGTCGATCCCGGTGCGCTCGGCGAAGGCCGTCAGGTTGGCCTCGAAGTTGTCGCCCTCGGCGTCAATCCACTGGGCCAGGATCTGGACCGAGGTGCCGTCGAATTCGCCGGCCTCCGCCCGCTCGAGGTAGGACCCGGTCGGCCCGCCGGTCGCCGACTCGGTCGGGGACCCGCTGGCGCTTGGTTGGCAGGCTGCGGCGAGCAGTGACAGCACCGCTACCCCGACAAGAAATCTGTGTCTTGGCATGAACTCCCTCTCTCCGTGTGCGGTGATCGCGTGGCGGGGCTGCGCCCCGTCCTGAAGGCTGCTCCCCCTGCACTACCTCCTTGCCCCAACTCTTTCCCGGCGCCGGCTCACCAATACCGGTCGGGCGCGCGTGGGTCTCGCTTGGGTCGTGCGCCAGGGTGGGAGTCCGAGTCTACCACCGCGCTCGTGATTAGCGAAGCAGGGCCACGCTCGCCCTAGCGGAGCAGCGCGAGCTCGGTGCTGGGGTCGAACAGGTGCAGCTTGTCGAGTCCCAGCCGGAACTCGACCCGGTCCCCTGGCTTCACCCGGTGGTCGGAGCTGACCAGTGCCAGCATCTCGCCGCCGGCCGCCTGGGCGTGGAGCAGCTCCTGATCGCCCATGAACTCGACCACGTCCACGCTGGCCGGGATTTTGACGGCCGGGCCCGCGACGCCGTTGCCCAGTTCCAGGTGCTCGGGCCGAAAGCCGATGGTCACCTCCGAGCCTGCGGGACGGTCAGCGACCACCTCGGCCGCCTTGTCGGCCAGCTCCAGCC containing:
- a CDS encoding ABC transporter substrate-binding protein, whose amino-acid sequence is MPRHRFLVGVAVLSLLAAACQPSASGSPTESATGGPTGSYLERAEAGEFDGTSVQILAQWIDAEGDNFEANLTAFAERTGIDVQYEGVTDYESYLIRQVDADQAPDIAQIAQPGRMREFQGEGKLINLSEFIDTAAFEANFPSFVDLVTVDGGIYGIPYKADLKSIVWYPNAAFEDAGYTIPETWDDLVALTDEIRGTGVTPWCTSIEHGDATGWVATDWIEDILLRTAPPETYDAWVNHEIAFNDPAVLHAADLMAEIWFTEGNVYGGSTAINNTFVGDTQNPMFAEGGPDCFFHKQASWIYTFWPGYVAATETEPAVVENEPGVDSSFFYFPPIDPEFGSPVLGAGDMFMMFNDRDEVRAVIEFLATPEAAESWIATGSFVSPNLAVPEEWYSVYPASGLAEILRTATVLKFDASDLMPAEVGQRSFWDGMVDWVAADGANTEDVFAEIEASWP